A part of Cannabis sativa cultivar Pink pepper isolate KNU-18-1 chromosome 6, ASM2916894v1, whole genome shotgun sequence genomic DNA contains:
- the LOC133038910 gene encoding uncharacterized protein LOC133038910, whose amino-acid sequence MNDSLSTRPAAHHGILKAISTLSTLFPSLLDLSPLRPLLRKPVAQTTTTSSATRRPNHNNTSLVSSSLSAAASRGWAEVGLEATAFRSCSWATELGLVGELLLEVFFKTVNGDTFFMTGSFNEFKVEDHSNDSWDQHNAMTSTAVKKLQRVVPLSARNLLEIE is encoded by the exons ATGAACGACTCTCTCTCGACTAGGCCAGCGGCGCACCACGGAATCTTGAAGGCCATTTCAACCCTCTCCACTCTATTTCCCTCTCTGCTGGATCTCTCTCCCCTTCGCCCTCTTCTTCGCAAACCCGTAGCCCAAACCACCACCACCAGCAGCGCAACTCGACGACCCAACCACAACAACACTTCTTTGGTGTCCTCCTCGTTGTCGGCCGCTGCTAGcagag GTTGGGCGGAGGTTGGATTGGAAGCGACGGCCTTCAGATCTTGTTCGTGGGCTACGGAACTTGGACTGGTCGGTGAACTGCTGCTAGAGGTTTTCTTCAAAACT gtTAATGGGGACACGTTTTTTATGACAGGAAGCTTCAATGAATTTAAGGTAGAAGACCATTCAAATGATTCTTGGGATCAACATAATGCTATGACTAGCACTGCG GTAAAGAAGCTGCAAAGGGTTGTTCCTCTTAGTGCAAGAAATTTATTGGAGATCGAGTAA